Sequence from the Esox lucius isolate fEsoLuc1 chromosome 6, fEsoLuc1.pri, whole genome shotgun sequence genome:
AATTTTCCAAATGTTAATTGTTCAAAATGGAACATATTCTTTATCATGTCATTATAACAGTACTAATCATGTAATATTATATGTATGATAGTTATGAATATgtttcaataaacattttccGAATGTGACACACCAATTATTCAACATGTAAACGTTTCCTTTGATCCTTCCAAATAACTTGAATATGTTTGCAGCAATATTGTCTCTTCAGTTGCCTGATCAGAAGTTTATACTTGTTATACATGTTTATATGTCAATACACAATAAGGCTGAAGTCGTAAAGCAAACACATAAATGTGATCATGGAAACTTGTCAGTAGACTCTCCTGAATTACTTGAAAATAATTCTCAATAAACAACAAATCTTGTCAACATGATTTACATTCCCTCACCTTAGCTTGAAGACCATCACTAGCAACTGTTAGTATGATGTCATCTGTATGATTGCACTACGATTTACAGTACAATTATGAATGTCATATAGTTGCTTCTGAAATACTTGAATAAGTAGAATCATGAGTGGCCTACTTGCTGTGGTAATATTTAAATGCTGTATCCTAGACTCATGTTTAAATAACAGATTACAAAATGTTAAACACGTGTTCagcatcaaacaaacagacagaccagaATATCCCACTATATGTTACCTGTTGAAACAAGACCTTGATACTCCAATTAGTTACCAGCTTGACAGTTTTGAACTGCACGTAAACTACAGATAAAGCCTGCTATTTGATTACTAAATTGAAATATAGTGATGCAACAAAATATTACATACTAAATTGACGAGTAGATCACAAATCTCAGACTCACATTAAGTTTCGTGCCTGTTCGAATATGACCAAGTATTTTCATGTCAAAACTGTGTCCTTGGAAGAATCAATAAGGCTATATTTTAGCCTACCTGTTGGAACACGAAAAGCCTTTAAGACTGTGGCTGGAATGCCTTACCAGGAGGCTTTAATTTGGTCAACTTGCATATTTATTTCCCAACCAGAGACAACAGAAATATGTGACTATTAATGTCCCTGTTGTGTACCCCAGCTTTAATTTCAAGAACCCATTTAAAGTTCCTTATAGATCCTTTTTTATAACTCGGGCTCTGTACATAACCATTATACACGTCGTATTTTCTCTGCTTGCCAAACTTTCTACTTGCCAAAGTGGGATCCTAGAATGGATCCAACACCCAATTATAATCATGCGTCATATTCAACCTGTTTGAACATGAGGTCTTCAAAACTGCCCTAAGCCAAAGAGTGTATTCTCTATATTCATAAAGTACGATTTAATTGTTAATTAGCCTTCAGGATAAGCTTAAAGAACCTCTGAAGTAAAGTGAATCATAATTTCTGTATTGTACAAGAAAGCTAGACAGAACCCACGGAATAGACCCATTGACCATCTTGGTtagtttttgatttttttttttaaaacactgcaTTCTTGTAAATTTAATACATGTACGTCGTAATGTCGTGCTTGTGTTTCCTCttttcaacacacacatacagtagatTACCTATAGAACGCTTTGTGAAGAAAGGCACATGTTGTTAAATAGCGAGCTGTGTATTTTTGTCATCTGAACACAGCACATGTCAGGGCCTGTACTCATCAGGAATCACTGAGCAGGTGTGCCCTCCTAGGATCAGAGGGATCTGACAAGTCTAAGAATAAAAGTGCTGATTTAGGATCAGTTTTTAAATCACAATCACGGGGGAACTAATCCTAGCTCTCGTCTCCTGCGCAGGCACTTGATAAACACAGCCACAGGCATCCCAGTCCACTCACCAAACCCCAAGGGTCGGTTTAAGGGCTGGTTTTGCTGACACAGATTAatcctagtcctggactaacaTATCAAGTTCAATGTAGATCCCCACTTAGCTGGATTTTTTATTGTCCAGGACTCGGCTTAATCTGTCAGCCGAACCGGCCCTTAAAAACGCGATCCTAGATAAGCACACCTATCTCAAAACGCTTTAGGATTACAGCCCCCAATGAGATCCTGACTGAACATATTCTTTATCTCTCTGCAATCTGATGCAAATCTAAATCAGCCAACAACAGGGTAACTCCCCCTGGATGATATGCCCGAGAGGTACTGACTGGTACTCATGCCATAAAGATACACGTAACCTGCTGGCCCCTTTTGACCCCATTTAGCCATTCTTTCTCAACTATGTTTAACTATTTGGTCAATGATCTTGCGAACCTACCACTGTTCTACTAGCCATTGCCCAGATCCAAATTGTGCTGCCTGGCCAACTCACACACTGTGTTGCCAAATCCTCCGGTCATTGTCAcaagacagcacaaacagagTTGGGACGAGGCTACTTATCTCACTGGCTTAGGCCTACTGGTCAGCAGGACCGGTGGTTTAGGTCTGGCTGATGTGACATCATCCCCCTGACCTCTTGTGTGGGGGGGGGAAAAATAACAGCCTATTGTTAAGCAGGCCAAGGGGCAACTGTTGCAACACATGACACATAAAGGGTGGCTCTCTCTCCAGCTAAAACCGGGGGTTTCTCCAACTGTATGTTTGGATCAGTTTCTTCAGGGTGCAATAAGTCAGTGAACTACAATTACCTGGTACCTGCAATCAGGACTTACGCTCAGGGGATATTTTGCACTGTGCCATACCACCAGAAATGTTGGTGCCTGATTCTAGACTATCCCAGGGCATGCCATAACCCTTGTGAAAGTCAAGTAGAAAAAATAAACTATCTTCTATTGGTGGAAAAGGGAAAATGGATCCTGACTATATAAAGCCACGCATTGCAATGCTTAACTCGGCGATCCTTCGAACCAAAGGCTCCAGTTTGTAATGTTTACCTATTTAATGTTCAAAGCAGTTAAATTGTATTTGAATTTTATCTTTGGTCATAGATTATAGCCTCCCAGTACTCCTCGGATTTGAACATCTACTGTAGCTGCTTTTATAAAATCAATTTACACAGTTCATGAACTTCAAACAACATACACCTTAAAATATTCATACACCATTATGAATTCATAAGCATATAAAGATAAATGCTTAAAAAATAAGTCCATGTCATACTCTACAAAGGGTGTGTAAAGGGTGTCATTTAAGTAAAGCAAAACTTTACGCTGCACACTGAAGCAGGAGCGAGGACTGTTCAGTTCCTGCATTGAGTCCAAATAGAAAAATACCATATTTAAGTTGGTTTGGTTTAAGGGTCCGTCCCGTCTTGTACGCATGTCATCAATAATGTACGATGGGGTCCTGTAACTAAAAGCTGCAGTGAAAGTGTCTCCGTTCGAACATTGGACTCCATAGCACCACCTTGTGCACATAGTCTACAGTTCCTGCCAAAGCAATTCAGTAACATAACATGATGTAATAGAGGAAGTACAGCATGTGCTTGGCCGTATGGCACAGTCAAACACTGAAGTAAGCCAGACAGGGGTGTCTACTCCAGTCGTTTTGGTGGGCGAGCCACTCTTAACACTCTTCCCTCTGCTTTTTCTACGTTCACTACTTCTGATCCACTTAAATGAAGCAAGAACAGTTCTGCTTCACTGCAGCAGCAAGACGGTGATAATCCCACCCAATGAGTCATCTAGTGGTACAAATATCGGTGGACAAGCTCTGGTCACCAGTcacacagcacaacaacaacaaatgagCTACAGATTAATTTTTCCACATAAACGTAGGTAAACTGTCACGCAAAGTTATAAGGTTGAATAAATTTCATTTACCCCATACTACACCACTGCTCGCAGAACATTTGTCTCAAAATAACATACATGATGTGTTCACACTCTGAGTCACACTAAAAATCTTTCAGAATAATTACTTTTAAGTAACGGTCACTTTCCGTTTTTAGACAATTTTGAATTTGACTCGACACTAACAAACACTGATTTAACTATTGTACGTCTTCAATTATCAAACAGTCCAAAGATCACAGTATGTAAGAATCACTAGAAGGTGTAGGCTACATTCTATAGAGTAAATACCTTTGCTATGACATAACTTGTAGTGGTTGAAGAGAGCTACCTCTCAAAGACCAGCAGTAGTTCGCAGTGCGGCGTGTGTGGGAACATATCCACCGGTACAGCCAGAGTCGGCCTGAAAGCCTCCCCGGTCAGCTTCCTCTGTGGATCAGGCCTGCAGCACAGTTCCCTGAAGTTCCGCATTGCCTCTCCTTCTGGCTTACATGATATATAGACCAGCCTGCGGATGGAAGGGTGGTTCCTTAAGGCCCTGATCACACGGTAGTGCAGGCCAGCCCGAGCTGGGTTCACAACAGCCGTGAGGGGGCCTACAGGGTTGCCAGAGGTCAGGACCTCCATAAGCCCGGGAAGGACAACCTCAGCTTTCCCTTGGAGGAATTCACAGTGGTGGATGTGATTGAGGGCGGCATTGTGCCTGGCATCCTCCACAGCCTGCTGGATAAGTTCTATCCCGATGACCCTGCGTAGTCTGGGGGACATGGTGATACCGATGGCCCCCGTTCCACAACACACGTCCAAGAGTGTGcctacctctcctcctccatttgGCAGGcccatctctctcactgtgtgGTAAAGCAGCTCAGCTGCCCCCTGATTCACCTGGAAGAAGGCGTCCGCCGATATGCGGAACTTGAACCCTAGCACCTGTGGATGATATATGTTTAAGATAAATACGCCCATAGCAAACTGATGGACAACTATTACACTGTCCTTGTTCCACTTGTATATTAACCCATACCTATAGAATCTATCCATATGTAGCTATGATGTATTGTAGATATCcattaaaacattgtttcactGTGGGGGAGGGCCAAAAATAAGCATTTTACTTTACTGTTAAACCTGAATTTTAAGCATGTAACAAATTAGCATTGATATTTACCTCCTGGTATATGTGTGGCTGGCCATGCAGCAGCTCGTAGGGGGACTCCTCGTGGCTGCAGCGGGTCATGGAACTCTCCTGGAAGTACAGGGAGTCTAGCTGACAGACGGCCCCCGGCCCCAGGGTGAAGTACTCTACGAGGGAGGACTTGTGGACGTTTATCTCCTCTGGGGTGAGCCTCTGTGGGTGGAAGTAGACAATGGCCATGGTTTGGCCGGCTGTGTTGGTCCTCACCGTCACCTGAgagtgttaataataataaaaataatgtatggGTTAATACCGCATAGGGTATGTTTGTAGACCACAATACTGTGTCCAAGACAACTGACCTGCTAGAGACAATGAAGTTTAGGCCAATTCCCAATTTGTTGGGGACTACCGGACGTTTGGTGTGTTAGTATTAGTTATCATTCCAACACCAGCACACCCAAAACTAATTAACCTAACTATCCAGTGAAAATCTTTTTCAATGGGTGCTAAATATTCACCCATCACATTTGAGTTTCTGCAACAGGTTTCCTTCATTCTTTCTTGATGCCGCTTACTGCTCTTCTGATTTTTAGTTAATACTTAACTAAGACTGGGCATGATCTACACAATTTCACCAAGACTGGCCATTCCAGATTAATTTCAGGTTTTGGATGGAATACAAGTCTGGACACGGAGATggccattacaaaatgttttggttaacTAACCATTTTATTTCTGGATTTTGATTTGTGCTATTGGGATCATTGACTTGCAGCAAAATCAACTTGTGGATATGTTTTAAGCTCCTAGCTGAGGAAAACAGTTTTTTGGCCAAAATGTCCTTTCATTGGCTTCATAATGACGTGGCTCTGACCTTAATCTTAGATTAAGGTTAAGATTATGATAATTGGTCCAATTACCTTTGGTCCCCTAAAATGTGGAAACTGTGTATGAAAGGGGCTCTGATGCCCATATGCATCACTCTTTATGGATCAAAACACCCTCAAATTCAAGCTGGCAGTCAGTACATTAACCTTAGTGGTGGTGGGGGCAGGACCACCAGCACTGTTAAACTGATTTTAATCAATTTTACTTGTGTTAGGATGGAATGACTGATACTTCCCCTAGAACTGGCTTGAGAAAGCTGTCCTATCCTACTGTACCTCTCTCCAGTGGCCTCCTCCGTGGAACAGCAAACAGGGCTCCAGCGGGGAGCGGCGGAGGAAATCCTGGTAGCACCTGGCCACCAGTTTGTGTCTCTCTGGCATGTTAAGTAGGTGGTCTCCGTTTACACACACAATGTTGCCAGCCCTGCCAGTCCCCACATAGAACCCAACCGTTTTAGGATTGCCATCAACCCCGCAATTGACGGAGAAGGTGGACTTGTTGCGGTAACCTTCTATGACAGGTGATGGTAAGATAGGCAGCAACGGGAAGCCGAGTTGGGTACTCTTGGGTGATGACGTCAAGGCCGTATGGGTCGACTTTCCATATAGGAGCTGATCTGAGAGCTGTAATAAGATCTTCTCCTGGTTCTTCTGTTTCAGCTGGAGCTGTTCCTCATAACTTAGCTGCCACAAGGGAGTGACAGAGTAAGCCAGTCTCTCCTCCCAGGTCAGGTGTTCATATGATGTCTGTTTCTTCTTTAAAAtctttctccatttcttttttgccaATTCTGGTTTCCCTGGGTTGGTTTTGGTATCATCAGCATTGGCTGCAGTGCATAGACATGCTTTcactaaaacatttattggCTTATATTTTAGTAATGCTGGCTTTACATCAGCTAGAATTAAAAACATAGCAAATTAATAACTGTCTGACTAAAGTATACACAGAAACAGTGCATCCGGATCGAGCTAACTTGTTTGGCCACTTATTCGTCGTAAACACAACGTGTTTAACTGCATTCAAACTAGCATAAGGCACTAACCGAGTGAAAACTGGATATAATTTAAGGCTAGATATCCCAACTCGAACTAGAATTGGCACTTGGCTAGCTGTTACAACATGGAATCAGTCACCAACGATGGCATACATTACGTGAACTCAAGTTGAAATGTAATGTCGTATAATTTACATTCTAACGTTTACTTTTCGACTAACGTCATCAGAGTGCGACCAGGGGTGATGTGAAGGTACTCAGAAAAATGATTTtcgctttaaaaataaatgcccgTAATTGGAAGTGTTGAAAATGCGTAGAATCCTGCCAAATTATTGCTATATAAAGGTTAACGAGTCTATAAATTGTTtatataa
This genomic interval carries:
- the trmt2b gene encoding tRNA (uracil(54)-C(5))-methyltransferase homolog-B, coding for MFLILADVKPALLKYKPINVLVKACLCTAANADDTKTNPGKPELAKKKWRKILKKKQTSYEHLTWEERLAYSVTPLWQLSYEEQLQLKQKNQEKILLQLSDQLLYGKSTHTALTSSPKSTQLGFPLLPILPSPVIEGYRNKSTFSVNCGVDGNPKTVGFYVGTGRAGNIVCVNGDHLLNMPERHKLVARCYQDFLRRSPLEPCLLFHGGGHWREVTVRTNTAGQTMAIVYFHPQRLTPEEINVHKSSLVEYFTLGPGAVCQLDSLYFQESSMTRCSHEESPYELLHGQPHIYQEVLGFKFRISADAFFQVNQGAAELLYHTVREMGLPNGGGEVGTLLDVCCGTGAIGITMSPRLRRVIGIELIQQAVEDARHNAALNHIHHCEFLQGKAEVVLPGLMEVLTSGNPVGPLTAVVNPARAGLHYRVIRALRNHPSIRRLVYISCKPEGEAMRNFRELCCRPDPQRKLTGEAFRPTLAVPVDMFPHTPHCELLLVFER